In a single window of the Puniceicoccus vermicola genome:
- a CDS encoding PEP-CTERM sorting domain-containing protein (PEP-CTERM proteins occur, often in large numbers, in the proteomes of bacteria that also encode an exosortase, a predicted intramembrane cysteine proteinase. The presence of a PEP-CTERM domain at a protein's C-terminus predicts cleavage within the sorting domain, followed by covalent anchoring to some some component of the (usually Gram-negative) cell surface. Many PEP-CTERM proteins exhibit an unusual sequence composition that includes large numbers of potential glycosylation sites. Expression of one such protein has been shown restore the ability of a bacterium to form floc, a type of biofilm.), translating to MTYLSRSLGAGCLALSLQLLPASAADQYKLDIVNNNTGLSDLWVTFLGAEFSSAPSWSGGQSISTGTSYKVSNSMIGTAINNMPTDWSGNMYLSNSSIGSTAPNPTNFNTDQYQILEFSGSATSAAPDITYINYYSFPVELHSTDAANTSSTRGTPKAGVNLSQLRNDLAGLTSSTNSTSSNTTVVRNSTSYTAAGPITRVISPANGSGANGSVVDKYPSFAAYLSDTFPSASPVTSIKIDNTYSGEASPPNVRFEAQTYTVSSISYDATTGDLKIEGSSTDVNTSTTKIDSFTLTSNVDVEAFSESIYQAVLDYDYSFKKTSGETATTGSGNTGSNDVFATVTRDLLAGFSFGFIGSDLYGDDTSEEWQKMTSEYYGDLWSSDKEFYNQWANVFQNYFDDVYTQQFSDFLANSDFTPTIQVGGGETLTVTLLDESSFIPEPASAGLLLGGVGILLTLRRRQRR from the coding sequence ATGACTTATCTCTCCCGCTCTCTAGGTGCTGGTTGTCTGGCCCTTTCTCTCCAACTCCTACCAGCCTCCGCAGCCGATCAGTATAAGTTGGATATTGTCAATAACAACACTGGGCTTTCCGATCTGTGGGTGACTTTTCTCGGCGCTGAATTTTCTTCGGCCCCGAGCTGGTCGGGAGGGCAAAGCATTTCGACCGGAACCTCTTACAAGGTCTCCAATAGCATGATCGGCACGGCCATCAACAACATGCCGACGGACTGGTCCGGGAATATGTATCTGAGTAATTCCAGTATTGGCTCCACGGCTCCCAACCCTACTAACTTCAATACAGACCAGTATCAGATTCTGGAATTTTCCGGTTCCGCTACCTCAGCTGCACCGGATATCACCTACATCAATTACTATTCTTTTCCGGTGGAACTTCACAGCACCGATGCGGCCAACACGAGTTCGACACGGGGGACGCCGAAGGCAGGGGTCAACCTATCCCAGCTCCGAAACGATCTCGCGGGTCTGACGAGCTCAACGAATAGCACCAGTAGCAACACCACAGTGGTGCGTAATAGCACGAGCTATACGGCTGCGGGCCCGATTACTCGGGTGATTAGTCCCGCGAACGGATCCGGCGCGAACGGATCGGTTGTCGATAAATACCCGTCCTTTGCAGCTTACTTGAGCGATACGTTCCCAAGCGCTTCTCCGGTCACATCGATCAAAATCGATAATACCTACAGCGGTGAAGCAAGTCCACCGAACGTTCGTTTCGAGGCTCAAACATATACCGTTTCCTCGATTTCCTACGATGCAACTACCGGCGATTTAAAGATCGAAGGGAGTAGCACTGACGTCAACACTTCGACTACGAAAATTGATTCATTCACGTTGACTTCGAATGTGGATGTGGAGGCATTTTCTGAGAGCATTTACCAGGCGGTCCTCGACTACGATTATAGTTTTAAGAAGACAAGTGGGGAGACGGCCACGACAGGGAGTGGCAATACGGGCAGTAATGATGTCTTCGCCACAGTTACGCGAGATCTCTTGGCCGGTTTTTCCTTCGGCTTTATCGGTAGTGATCTTTACGGTGACGACACCAGCGAGGAATGGCAGAAAATGACCTCTGAGTATTATGGTGACCTATGGTCGTCGGATAAGGAATTTTACAATCAGTGGGCCAACGTCTTTCAGAACTATTTCGACGATGTTTATACCCAGCAGTTTTCGGACTTTCTCGCCAATTCAGACTTTACTCCCACCATCCAGGTCGGGGGCGGCGAGACTTTGACCGTCACTCTGTTGGACGAGAGTTCGTTCATTCCTGAGCCAGCCAGTGCAGGGTTGCTGTTGGGCGGTGTTGGAATACTTTTGACCCTACGCCGCCGCCAGCGCCGTTGA
- the hemH gene encoding ferrochelatase: protein MARKPGVLLLNLGSPASTDVSDVRKYLGEFLMDGRVLDAPKPIRWIVVNGFILPFRPKNSAAAYKRVWTDEGSPLIVKSEKVRELLDCEDCPTFLAMNYGEPSIDQEIEKIKKQGITDLFLMPQYPHYAMSSYETVVAKTMETLREKAPEIQTKLLQPFYQDEDYLGALETVIRPYLEKKPDLVLFSFHGIPERHLRKTDPSHAHCLESGDCCENCHPAHATCYRHQCFTTAHKTAARLGLARDQYHISFQSRLGRDPWLTPYTDKTLEELPGKGVKRLLVICPAFVTDCLETLEEISMEGKDSFLESGGEFFVQIPCLNDHPAWIDVLRNRIDSWRNQTVASATPSA from the coding sequence ATGGCCAGAAAACCAGGCGTTCTTCTTCTCAACTTGGGTTCTCCCGCATCCACGGATGTATCGGATGTGCGGAAGTATCTCGGGGAATTCCTAATGGACGGGCGGGTTCTGGATGCGCCCAAACCCATTCGATGGATTGTGGTCAACGGCTTCATCCTCCCCTTCAGACCCAAAAATTCCGCAGCTGCCTACAAGCGAGTGTGGACCGACGAAGGATCTCCGCTGATCGTTAAAAGCGAAAAAGTGCGTGAACTTCTCGACTGCGAAGACTGCCCCACTTTTCTCGCAATGAACTACGGCGAACCTTCGATCGACCAAGAGATTGAGAAAATCAAGAAACAAGGAATCACCGACTTGTTCTTGATGCCGCAATACCCGCACTACGCCATGTCGAGCTACGAGACGGTCGTCGCCAAAACCATGGAAACGCTGCGGGAAAAGGCACCTGAGATTCAAACCAAGCTTCTCCAACCCTTTTATCAAGACGAGGACTATCTGGGTGCTTTGGAGACGGTCATCCGTCCCTATCTGGAGAAAAAGCCGGACCTCGTTCTCTTCTCTTTTCACGGAATTCCCGAGCGCCACCTGCGCAAGACGGATCCCTCTCACGCCCACTGCCTGGAAAGCGGGGACTGCTGCGAAAACTGCCACCCGGCCCATGCGACCTGCTACCGACACCAGTGTTTCACCACGGCCCACAAGACGGCGGCTCGCCTCGGCCTCGCTCGAGACCAGTATCATATCTCCTTCCAATCCCGCTTGGGTCGCGATCCTTGGCTCACGCCGTACACGGATAAGACCCTGGAAGAGCTCCCTGGGAAAGGGGTGAAACGGCTCTTAGTCATCTGCCCGGCTTTCGTTACCGACTGCCTCGAGACGCTTGAGGAAATTTCCATGGAAGGAAAGGACTCCTTCCTCGAATCCGGGGGAGAGTTCTTTGTACAAATCCCCTGTCTCAACGACCATCCTGCCTGGATCGATGTCCTTCGTAATCGCATCGATTCTTGGCGCAATCAAACGGTGGCATCCGCCACTCCTTCGGCCTGA
- a CDS encoding cytochrome C assembly family protein translates to MAQSNGGIRHSFGLIFPVSDPDRFLVWLSMAAYGLAALYGIVRLLRRKPGTRTVTYPLIFVGFLLQTAGLYLRGMQYGACPLGNTFEVVQFIVWSTTFLFLVIGPVFQVHLLGTATAALVTATGLISLLVPNWDYPHTSTLFGGDPLIEFHAAVSIFSYGIFGLLSTVAILYLIQYNALERKWRSRIFALLPSIVKLDNLARRLLSAGILVLTLAFLSGLMVWFDEAWEALHWKLLTVAILWLGYGVVWIMRLRQRFSPHRAAICFLTLYLFALFSLWPVSRSHDSKDQESPPSTEHLTPPTSK, encoded by the coding sequence TTGGCGCAATCAAACGGTGGCATCCGCCACTCCTTCGGCCTGATTTTTCCCGTGAGCGATCCGGACCGATTCCTCGTCTGGCTTTCGATGGCCGCATACGGGCTCGCCGCCCTTTACGGAATTGTGCGCCTACTCCGCCGGAAACCGGGCACTCGCACCGTAACCTACCCCCTCATCTTCGTCGGGTTCCTGCTGCAGACCGCGGGACTTTACCTGCGCGGCATGCAGTACGGTGCCTGCCCTCTGGGCAACACCTTCGAGGTCGTCCAATTCATTGTCTGGTCGACGACCTTTCTCTTTCTGGTCATCGGGCCCGTCTTCCAGGTTCATCTACTCGGGACCGCTACCGCGGCTCTGGTGACTGCGACAGGGTTGATATCCCTCTTGGTTCCCAATTGGGACTATCCGCACACTTCGACGCTCTTCGGGGGCGATCCCCTCATCGAATTCCACGCCGCCGTCTCCATCTTCAGCTATGGAATTTTCGGTCTGCTCTCGACCGTCGCCATTCTCTACCTGATCCAGTACAATGCTCTGGAACGTAAATGGCGCTCGCGGATCTTCGCTCTCCTGCCCTCTATCGTCAAACTGGACAACCTCGCCCGCCGACTCCTTTCCGCCGGCATTCTCGTTCTCACCCTCGCTTTCCTTTCCGGGCTGATGGTTTGGTTCGACGAAGCGTGGGAAGCACTTCACTGGAAACTTCTCACCGTGGCCATCCTCTGGCTCGGTTACGGTGTCGTTTGGATCATGCGGCTCCGGCAGCGTTTTTCACCCCACCGCGCAGCGATCTGTTTCCTCACTCTTTACCTATTCGCCCTCTTCAGTCTCTGGCCCGTCAGTCGATCGCACGATTCTAAAGATCAAGAGTCCCCGCCCTCGACTGAACATCTGACTCCTCCCACCAGCAAATGA
- the hemA gene encoding glutamyl-tRNA reductase, with protein MSLPRRLLVLGVSHHRTPLDIRELFSLSQDDVRNLAERLLATEEIDEVVLLNTCNRVEAYLSGESEPDPEKVLGAMAEVTGQPLDLLRKLHYSSGNSDMLVHLFSVASGLDSQMIGETEILGQVKESLTRARKEKWVGKTMGPLFERSFQAAKWARTHTGIGQGQVTIGNVVVDLVTRVFGDLVSPRILLVGSGEVAEKTAQSLASRGARDITVTGRSFDRAEALARTFSGAVVPFETFRANLHFYDIIICSTASPEPLLTTETVREISGKRRYAPILLVDVAVPRDVEPSVGALNQVFLYNMDDLADIANENLRLREQEVENCLAELKRRAWRTWLRSVRRTLFTKLSPKVQEPKGSGN; from the coding sequence ATGAGTCTGCCGAGACGATTGCTCGTCCTCGGAGTTTCCCACCATCGCACTCCGCTGGACATTCGAGAGCTTTTTTCGCTCTCGCAGGACGACGTGCGCAATCTCGCGGAACGATTACTGGCAACCGAGGAGATCGACGAAGTCGTTCTTCTCAACACTTGCAACCGCGTAGAAGCCTACCTTTCGGGAGAATCGGAACCCGACCCAGAAAAAGTCCTCGGGGCCATGGCCGAGGTAACCGGACAGCCTCTCGACCTCCTCCGCAAACTGCACTACTCCTCCGGCAACAGTGACATGCTCGTGCACCTCTTCTCTGTGGCTTCCGGACTGGATTCCCAGATGATCGGCGAAACTGAGATTCTGGGCCAAGTGAAAGAATCGCTCACCCGGGCCCGCAAGGAGAAATGGGTAGGCAAGACCATGGGCCCCCTCTTCGAACGATCATTTCAGGCGGCAAAATGGGCCCGCACCCACACCGGAATTGGCCAAGGACAGGTCACGATTGGCAATGTCGTCGTCGACCTCGTCACACGCGTTTTCGGTGACCTCGTCAGCCCCCGCATTCTTCTCGTCGGCAGCGGAGAAGTTGCCGAAAAGACCGCGCAGAGCCTCGCCAGTCGCGGTGCCCGAGACATCACCGTCACCGGTCGATCCTTCGACCGGGCCGAAGCCCTGGCACGAACCTTTAGCGGGGCCGTCGTCCCCTTCGAAACCTTCCGCGCCAACCTTCATTTCTACGACATCATCATCTGCTCGACAGCCTCACCGGAACCCCTTCTCACCACCGAAACGGTCCGCGAAATCTCCGGAAAACGTCGTTACGCCCCAATCCTCCTCGTCGACGTCGCCGTCCCCAGAGACGTCGAGCCCTCCGTAGGCGCCCTCAACCAAGTCTTCCTCTACAACATGGATGACCTGGCCGACATCGCCAACGAGAACCTCCGCCTCCGCGAGCAAGAAGTGGAAAACTGCCTCGCTGAACTCAAACGACGCGCTTGGCGCACCTGGCTCCGGTCCGTACGGAGAACCCTTTTCACCAAACTCTCCCCGAAAGTTCAAGAGCCCAAGGGTTCCGGGAACTGA
- a CDS encoding YndJ family transporter, producing MSYTAIISILILPFMLAITVGSILLWRAFMRSEVLPEELALAAAWGFIVGSLIWLGVFLRGTTLLGFGAPWTWITAAHFAFAGYGALTVTSLSCRIVSNEQALKVLRVLLIAQPVTYFVTAAGILGFRYCDEIAATSYASIFAVQLGAVALGQPDRIAPAPRLLALVALSVPVVTMVPALAWAWGSPVFDISGMVRYHGIVNAIGHVGLGLVAFAWGRPPSHSPIPDVK from the coding sequence GTGAGTTACACCGCCATCATCTCCATACTCATATTGCCATTTATGCTGGCAATTACTGTGGGTTCAATCCTACTGTGGAGAGCGTTCATGAGATCCGAGGTCCTGCCTGAAGAGCTTGCTTTGGCTGCAGCGTGGGGCTTCATCGTTGGCAGTCTGATTTGGTTGGGAGTATTCCTCAGAGGAACGACGCTTCTAGGCTTTGGCGCACCGTGGACATGGATAACAGCCGCCCATTTTGCATTTGCTGGCTATGGAGCACTAACCGTCACCTCTCTCTCCTGCCGCATCGTATCCAACGAGCAAGCGCTGAAAGTCCTTCGCGTACTCCTGATTGCACAGCCAGTAACCTATTTCGTAACAGCAGCCGGCATTCTTGGTTTTCGCTACTGTGACGAGATTGCGGCAACGAGTTACGCGAGCATATTTGCTGTGCAACTGGGCGCGGTTGCTCTCGGACAACCTGATCGTATCGCCCCTGCTCCCAGGTTACTAGCTCTTGTGGCTTTGAGTGTGCCAGTAGTAACCATGGTACCAGCGTTAGCTTGGGCATGGGGCAGCCCAGTCTTCGACATATCAGGAATGGTTCGTTACCATGGCATCGTGAATGCAATTGGCCATGTTGGACTCGGACTCGTGGCCTTTGCTTGGGGGCGCCCACCCTCACATTCACCAATACCGGACGTCAAATAA
- a CDS encoding type IV pilus modification PilV family protein, with protein MKLAGHKGRQAFTLLEVMIALGIMAMALASASICLRMGMMQYDTARSTNYATQILQNEAERIRLLSWSEIENLPSAARFSPIDRSNNKYQFKRILENYNGSDDIKRIWLIANWKGLKGEPHQLKITFNYARDGAFDYLYGSNS; from the coding sequence ATGAAGCTCGCAGGACATAAAGGTCGTCAAGCATTCACGCTTTTGGAGGTTATGATCGCCCTGGGCATCATGGCGATGGCGCTAGCCTCTGCCTCCATTTGTCTTCGCATGGGGATGATGCAATACGACACGGCCCGCTCGACCAACTACGCAACCCAGATTCTCCAAAATGAGGCCGAACGTATCAGGCTTCTCAGCTGGTCTGAGATCGAAAATCTTCCGAGCGCTGCCCGATTTTCTCCCATTGATCGAAGCAATAACAAATATCAGTTCAAGCGGATCCTCGAGAACTACAACGGATCTGATGACATCAAGAGAATTTGGCTCATTGCCAATTGGAAAGGGCTTAAAGGAGAACCACACCAGCTAAAGATCACCTTCAACTACGCCAGAGACGGCGCATTCGACTATCTCTATGGATCCAACAGCTGA
- a CDS encoding PulJ/GspJ family protein: MDPTAEPQVSPTLAADSSRSDGFTLVEMMISTVILLMVVTGVLTFFLSFTEAGLRMGYYSDLERQNQRIYQYFSQDIRDAESLSWTDSQTLTLISKGKQTTYTFDPDAKTLTRQETGEPLQVIAEDIEEFEFSAYDLLGNSIKLFNNLTTANAKTKMVGFSGSAVKIHSGIEDSTTQIQSAVYMMRNKTEFIP, encoded by the coding sequence ATGGATCCAACAGCTGAGCCGCAGGTTTCTCCGACGCTTGCGGCGGATTCTTCGCGCAGCGACGGATTTACGCTCGTTGAGATGATGATTTCGACTGTCATCCTTCTGATGGTGGTTACCGGAGTCCTCACGTTCTTTCTTTCCTTCACCGAGGCGGGGCTGCGAATGGGATACTACTCTGACCTCGAGCGCCAAAACCAGCGAATCTATCAGTATTTTTCTCAAGATATTCGAGATGCAGAAAGCCTATCGTGGACGGATAGCCAAACCCTGACCCTCATTAGCAAAGGGAAGCAAACGACTTACACCTTTGACCCGGATGCGAAAACTCTAACTCGGCAAGAAACGGGCGAACCCCTGCAGGTGATCGCTGAAGATATCGAAGAATTCGAATTCTCGGCGTACGACCTCCTCGGCAATAGTATCAAACTGTTCAACAACTTAACGACGGCGAATGCAAAAACCAAGATGGTCGGGTTCTCGGGGAGTGCCGTAAAAATCCACAGTGGCATCGAGGACTCGACCACCCAGATTCAGTCTGCAGTCTACATGATGCGCAACAAAACCGAATTTATTCCCTAG
- a CDS encoding DUF7305 domain-containing protein: MNNSKTGSALLVTVIFTSILGLIAIPTYLSLSRNTLTLANRTHYNAVAVNLAEGGIEYGVHTIRNTSVVRNAWSGWTTVDGDAYKKLPETDYVGNIHGELSVYVIGYDSDSPEVLSKATIHLGNQPPIEKYMYADVRSNSTRGLFAYGMLVKDYIHAEGGVEFDSWISDPDGDPNTPIQFYADHLSRDSVAIATVSTEDGAIRLGSSDVYGTAAVGSGSYRGLDVGWGGQVGPRDPHKWHWSDKEYLWAKDPPGWKVSTKTGALTTGFTASFEDISVGITTPRFDLTDPRARYRLPYTYEKEVSNGYSTWKENVYIDEETLGSPGQSSVLELQDLEVKAGATLRIEGDVTVYLPTEEVTSMKVIEGGEIELAPDATLTVYTAGDVDVTGAGLFSQVAPQQLQLWGTAPESQHFNFLNNGQFSGIIYAPKASVRVTGDSDIYGSIVANDVTMTGSGSFRYDESLADYIGHHSTPGPPEVNFLEELTGSERLPYVQKFEAVSL; the protein is encoded by the coding sequence ATGAACAACTCAAAAACAGGCAGTGCTCTCCTCGTCACCGTGATTTTCACGAGCATCTTAGGACTCATCGCGATCCCCACGTATCTCAGCCTGAGCCGGAATACCCTTACGCTCGCCAACCGCACTCACTATAATGCTGTCGCCGTTAATCTGGCCGAGGGCGGTATTGAGTACGGTGTTCACACGATCCGAAACACATCTGTAGTTCGGAATGCATGGAGTGGGTGGACAACTGTGGACGGGGACGCCTACAAGAAGCTCCCTGAGACAGACTACGTTGGGAACATCCACGGAGAACTCTCGGTCTACGTCATCGGCTATGATTCGGATTCTCCGGAAGTGCTGTCCAAGGCAACGATTCACTTGGGAAACCAACCGCCTATCGAAAAATATATGTATGCCGATGTCCGCTCGAACAGCACCCGCGGCCTCTTCGCCTATGGCATGCTGGTCAAAGACTATATTCATGCGGAAGGAGGCGTCGAGTTCGACAGCTGGATCTCTGATCCCGACGGAGATCCAAATACTCCCATCCAATTCTACGCCGACCACCTTTCGCGCGACTCGGTTGCAATCGCCACGGTGAGCACGGAAGACGGAGCGATTCGGTTGGGCAGCTCCGATGTCTACGGAACCGCTGCGGTCGGGAGTGGAAGCTATCGCGGTCTGGATGTCGGCTGGGGCGGCCAAGTCGGTCCACGAGACCCTCACAAATGGCACTGGTCGGACAAAGAATACCTCTGGGCCAAAGATCCCCCAGGATGGAAGGTGTCGACTAAAACCGGAGCTCTGACCACTGGATTTACCGCGTCCTTTGAAGATATCTCAGTCGGAATCACCACTCCCCGTTTCGATCTGACCGATCCGCGTGCCCGTTACCGCCTCCCCTACACCTACGAGAAAGAGGTCAGCAATGGCTATTCGACCTGGAAAGAGAATGTCTATATCGATGAGGAGACTCTCGGTTCGCCAGGCCAGAGTTCGGTCCTCGAACTCCAGGATCTGGAGGTAAAAGCGGGAGCGACGTTGCGAATCGAGGGCGATGTCACCGTCTACCTGCCGACCGAGGAAGTCACCTCCATGAAAGTCATTGAAGGAGGAGAGATCGAGCTCGCTCCTGACGCGACCTTGACCGTCTACACCGCTGGCGATGTCGACGTCACGGGGGCGGGGCTCTTCAGCCAAGTCGCCCCGCAACAACTTCAACTCTGGGGAACCGCCCCCGAAAGCCAGCATTTTAACTTTCTCAACAATGGCCAGTTTAGCGGGATCATCTACGCCCCGAAAGCTAGTGTCCGCGTCACTGGCGACTCGGATATCTATGGATCCATCGTGGCCAACGACGTTACCATGACCGGGAGCGGTTCGTTCCGCTACGACGAGTCTCTCGCCGACTACATAGGTCATCATTCCACCCCTGGCCCGCCGGAAGTTAACTTTCTGGAAGAGCTGACTGGAAGCGAACGCCTCCCCTACGTCCAGAAGTTTGAAGCGGTGAGCTTGTAA